One genomic window of Magnetococcales bacterium includes the following:
- a CDS encoding ATP-binding cassette domain-containing protein yields MKELLRRLLAHPLLALELGLASLLANGLALASPLFVTQVLNRYVASGVDATLLTMTAGVILAIVLEFAFRQARLRLALSIGLQRDRDLTTGALGILTTARADPLLARPAAQRREILRALGILRSAYSASNLVAILDAPFSLLYLGVLTLLSPPLGLIALGFVILLLTFGGIRNRLTRKPLQRLNDIHVQKEAATHTLCGRIDTIRAFGGVAWVRQRWQRWHEEGETLQRHLENRQGVSQGVQNALQALMSVAIIAVGAKLAVAGELQVGTLIGANILASRAMGPLLRLGPLSDLLIRAEQALTQLEQFASLAVERDSGAVLKEYRGGLELKDLAKSLPPAPLPVFESLSLTLPPGGVLAVSGDDGSGKTVLARLLVGLADPDRGQILADGVDIGQLSPAWWRRQLIYLPRDPEFLDGTVRENLTRLDPQATPDALNRAITAAGLAPWLDETPRGLETPLVDDGHTLSPDLRKRLALARALIGGGKLAILDEPTEHLNAKGVLTLYALLRQLSLQGTTLVVLTNDPTLLRAASLVLDLNQKPKPKLISRVATDPAPDSPVDIP; encoded by the coding sequence GTGAAAGAACTGTTGCGACGTTTGCTGGCCCATCCCCTGCTCGCCCTGGAGCTGGGTCTGGCCTCTTTGTTGGCCAATGGGCTGGCTCTGGCCTCTCCCCTGTTCGTCACCCAGGTTTTGAACCGCTATGTGGCCAGCGGGGTGGACGCCACCCTCCTGACCATGACCGCCGGGGTGATCCTGGCCATTGTGCTGGAATTCGCCTTCCGTCAAGCCCGCTTGCGACTGGCCTTGTCCATCGGCCTCCAGCGGGACCGGGATCTGACCACCGGAGCGTTGGGCATTCTGACCACCGCCCGGGCCGACCCCCTGCTGGCCCGACCCGCCGCGCAACGCCGCGAGATCCTGCGCGCTCTGGGCATCCTGCGCAGCGCCTATTCCGCCTCCAATCTGGTGGCGATTCTGGATGCGCCCTTTTCCCTGCTTTATCTGGGGGTGCTGACCCTCCTGAGTCCTCCCCTGGGGCTGATCGCGTTGGGATTCGTGATCCTATTGTTGACCTTCGGCGGAATCCGCAACCGTTTGACCCGCAAGCCGTTGCAACGGTTGAACGACATCCACGTGCAAAAAGAGGCGGCAACCCACACCCTGTGCGGACGAATCGACACCATTCGCGCCTTTGGCGGGGTGGCCTGGGTGCGACAGCGCTGGCAACGGTGGCACGAGGAGGGAGAAACCCTCCAACGCCATCTGGAAAACCGTCAGGGGGTATCCCAGGGGGTGCAAAACGCCTTGCAGGCCCTGATGTCCGTGGCCATCATCGCCGTGGGGGCCAAACTGGCGGTGGCCGGGGAGTTGCAGGTGGGTACCCTGATCGGGGCCAACATTCTCGCTTCCCGGGCCATGGGACCACTGCTGAGACTCGGCCCCCTGAGCGATCTGCTGATCCGCGCCGAACAGGCCTTGACCCAATTGGAACAGTTCGCCTCCCTGGCGGTGGAACGGGACTCCGGCGCGGTACTCAAGGAGTACCGGGGAGGGCTGGAACTCAAGGATCTGGCCAAAAGCCTGCCGCCGGCCCCGTTGCCGGTGTTCGAGTCGTTGAGTCTGACCCTGCCCCCTGGTGGGGTGCTGGCGGTTTCCGGGGACGACGGGTCCGGGAAAACCGTGTTGGCCCGCCTGCTGGTGGGACTGGCCGATCCGGATCGGGGACAGATTCTGGCGGATGGGGTGGATATCGGGCAACTGAGTCCCGCCTGGTGGCGTCGCCAACTGATCTATCTGCCCCGGGATCCGGAATTTCTCGACGGCACGGTGCGAGAAAACCTCACCCGTCTGGATCCGCAAGCCACACCCGACGCGCTGAATCGGGCCATCACCGCTGCCGGTCTCGCCCCCTGGCTGGACGAAACCCCCCGAGGACTGGAAACTCCCCTGGTGGATGACGGTCACACCCTCAGTCCGGACCTGCGCAAACGACTCGCCCTGGCCCGCGCCCTGATCGGTGGAGGCAAACTGGCGATCCTCGATGAACCCACGGAACACCTGAACGCCAAAGGAGTGCTGACCCTCTACGCCCTGTTGCGTCAGTTGTCGTTGCAGGGCACCACCCTGGTGGTGCTGACCAACGATCCCACCTTGCTGCGGGCCGCCTCGCTGGTGCTGGATTTGAACCAGAAACCCAAACCCAAACTCATCAGCCGGGTCGCCACGGATCCGGCCCCCGACTCCCCGGTGGACATCCCATGA
- a CDS encoding HlyD family type I secretion periplasmic adaptor subunit: MTPPGSASVSPPHPTDSGTRLFLWSCIVGVSAFFLWASIGTLDIISLAVGEVIPSSQIKSLQHLEGGIVRSVLVHEGDTVTVGQDLVILEAVRNESEVKELQARITALEIQAIRLRTELATPPGAQTTLEIPESLAQRSPREAQEMRDHFTTRQKRLLEQQAIQQSWITQRDQEINETRSQIHSSQELLKHLSEQVGISEQLMQKDLSNRMKHLELLKESTRLKGVIAEAEARQKRLQGALREGEQRLATIHTTFLEEAGKELSVVTGTIKELTQRLDKLDDALRRTVLKAPVDGVVKTIHVHTVGEVVMPGGSLLELVPSNDTLVIQAQLPIQEIGFVVAGQKAIIRLDSMGSNGFDKLVGTVIHVSPDSLVDKKGMPYYLARIQTDRNHFTGQDGIHHPLLPGMRVQCAIVTGTRTMLAYLIGPWFTSMDNALRER; this comes from the coding sequence ATGACCCCCCCCGGCTCCGCTTCCGTCTCCCCGCCCCACCCGACGGATTCGGGCACCCGGCTGTTTCTGTGGAGCTGCATCGTCGGGGTGAGTGCCTTTTTTCTCTGGGCCAGCATCGGCACGCTGGACATCATCAGCCTTGCCGTGGGCGAGGTGATCCCCTCGTCCCAGATCAAAAGCCTGCAACACCTCGAAGGGGGCATCGTGCGGTCGGTGCTGGTCCACGAAGGGGATACGGTGACCGTGGGACAGGACTTGGTCATTCTGGAAGCGGTCCGCAACGAATCGGAAGTCAAAGAGTTGCAGGCCCGCATCACCGCGCTGGAAATCCAGGCCATTCGCCTGCGTACCGAACTGGCCACCCCTCCCGGCGCCCAAACCACGCTGGAGATTCCGGAATCCCTGGCGCAACGCTCCCCCCGGGAAGCCCAGGAGATGCGCGACCATTTCACCACCCGTCAAAAACGGCTGCTGGAACAACAAGCCATTCAACAATCCTGGATCACCCAACGGGATCAGGAAATCAACGAAACCCGTTCCCAGATCCACTCCAGTCAGGAACTCCTGAAACATCTGTCCGAACAGGTCGGCATCAGCGAACAACTGATGCAAAAAGATCTCTCCAACCGCATGAAACATCTGGAACTGCTCAAGGAGTCCACCCGACTCAAAGGGGTGATCGCCGAAGCCGAAGCCCGTCAGAAACGGCTTCAGGGAGCCTTGCGGGAAGGGGAACAACGTCTGGCCACCATCCATACCACCTTTCTGGAAGAGGCGGGCAAAGAGTTGTCCGTGGTCACCGGCACCATCAAGGAGTTGACCCAACGGCTGGACAAACTCGATGACGCCTTGCGCCGCACCGTGTTGAAAGCTCCGGTGGATGGCGTGGTCAAGACCATTCATGTCCACACCGTCGGCGAGGTGGTGATGCCGGGAGGCTCGCTGCTGGAACTGGTGCCCTCCAACGATACGTTGGTGATCCAGGCCCAACTGCCCATTCAGGAGATCGGTTTCGTGGTCGCAGGCCAAAAAGCGATCATTCGGCTGGACTCCATGGGCAGCAACGGCTTCGACAAACTGGTGGGCACGGTCATCCACGTCAGTCCGGACTCACTGGTGGACAAGAAGGGAATGCCCTATTATCTGGCGCGCATTCAAACCGATCGCAATCATTTTACCGGTCAGGACGGAATCCATCACCCCTTGTTGCCGGGCATGCGGGTTCAATGCGCCATCGTCACCGGAACGCGTACCATGCTGGCCTATCTGATCGGTCCCTGGTTCACGTCCATGGACAACGCGTTGCGTGAGCGTTAA
- a CDS encoding serine/threonine protein kinase, protein MPNDDTLPETILAAPHHRPAPRVISPPEETTPLTPGQRIQSSITYELDSKIGTGGMGEVYKANLLTNLGTSEQVALKKIRTDLALSQGEDPQEMLERFRRETSIIAELNGHPNIVGFRGADIMEGSTHAKDLYFVMEYVHGFDLKQFMALHRITNKNIAAGKALMIPNEFVGFILFRVANALHHAHTFRFSNGSRGIAHLDLSPGNILINSQFGLIKISDFGIASNLEDLRLKIAKGYFLGKPTYMAPELILQNRANTADFTVDFYSLGVIIYQLLTGINPNRIPGFNLVRKEKIADTIAEFQKRPLIPPHQIAKGVDEAISAIVMTMMEYKRENRYSSARKIRDIIGQAIYKRGYGPTDHSFALYLTKLKMLQMVHMQKDPMGNLEMRRLGRREYDHKMLEVVEVFEDEAEPLWLHGDAISQLADGKNPCRA, encoded by the coding sequence ATGCCCAATGACGACACTCTGCCAGAGACCATCCTTGCCGCACCGCACCACCGACCGGCCCCGCGGGTCATCTCCCCACCCGAGGAGACCACGCCCCTCACCCCCGGGCAACGCATCCAGTCCTCCATCACCTATGAACTGGATTCCAAAATCGGCACCGGCGGCATGGGAGAGGTCTACAAAGCCAATCTGTTGACCAATCTCGGCACCTCGGAACAGGTGGCCCTGAAAAAAATCCGGACCGATCTGGCCCTTTCCCAGGGGGAAGACCCCCAGGAAATGCTGGAACGGTTCCGTCGCGAAACCTCCATCATCGCCGAACTCAACGGACATCCCAATATCGTGGGATTCCGCGGGGCCGACATCATGGAAGGGTCCACCCATGCCAAGGATCTGTACTTCGTGATGGAGTATGTCCACGGCTTCGATCTCAAACAGTTCATGGCGCTGCACCGCATCACCAACAAAAACATCGCGGCCGGCAAGGCGTTGATGATCCCCAACGAATTCGTCGGATTCATCTTGTTCCGGGTGGCCAATGCCCTGCATCACGCCCACACCTTCCGGTTCTCGAACGGCTCCCGGGGCATCGCCCATCTGGACCTCTCCCCCGGAAACATCCTGATCAACTCCCAGTTCGGATTGATCAAAATTTCCGACTTCGGCATTGCCAGCAATCTCGAAGACCTGCGCCTCAAAATCGCCAAAGGCTATTTCCTCGGCAAACCCACCTACATGGCCCCTGAACTGATCCTGCAAAACCGGGCCAATACGGCGGATTTCACGGTGGATTTCTACAGCCTGGGGGTGATCATCTATCAACTGCTCACCGGCATCAATCCCAATCGGATTCCCGGATTCAACCTGGTGCGCAAAGAAAAAATCGCTGACACCATCGCCGAATTCCAAAAACGTCCCCTGATCCCTCCCCATCAAATCGCCAAGGGGGTGGACGAAGCAATTTCCGCGATTGTCATGACCATGATGGAATACAAACGGGAGAACCGTTACTCGTCGGCACGCAAAATCCGGGATATCATCGGTCAGGCCATCTACAAACGGGGCTACGGTCCCACCGATCACTCCTTCGCCCTGTATCTGACCAAACTCAAAATGTTGCAGATGGTCCACATGCAAAAAGATCCCATGGGCAACCTGGAGATGCGCAGACTCGGTCGCCGGGAGTACGATCACAAAATGTTGGAAGTTGTCGAAGTGTTCGAGGATGAGGCCGAGCCGCTGTGGCTGCACGGCGACGCCATCAGCCAGTTGGCGGACGGCAAGAATCCCTGTCGAGCCTGA